The following proteins come from a genomic window of Eretmochelys imbricata isolate rEreImb1 chromosome 11, rEreImb1.hap1, whole genome shotgun sequence:
- the LOC144272155 gene encoding uncharacterized protein LOC144272155 isoform X1 produces the protein MAPKPLGKWEKYGKRYCRDWERETGLKEWIRSVPGDDTKAACKYCACEIRAHHSDLVAHSKTKKHKRHVALFSHSSDMKKHSFEFEVENQNSFDDDITQAKLDQSVNVCALKLAAHIACHMSIFTVDHLGCIVGGIAEKDISLHKTKCSTLIRNVIGPTVHKELLRDIGNGHYSLIIDESTDVSAQKQLCLIVRYFSNKLKCIVSSFAGIINLTRSGSITEALLTFLNDNKLNIKRCVGIAADGFNTSLCGNKNSLLKKFYELNPCGVFIKYVSYSLYLCSSKAIDVLPLNIEYMVSRTYLWFSHSTFHQKRYHELYAAISVGENFLKILQLTETRWLSISPCINRVLDQYEALMLHFQSIRDNERDYSAELLYQMYSDPVNRLYLVFLQPLIEEANRINKLFQFETVNPVNLIAELMLFYQNLVQRVMKPCVFTTWTSIVNYDIHCNRNYMPLSEVNFGSAFLSELINANLSSHTVDTIQSRCRDCILEFAKQIKLRLPPNVHHLESLSALSPSVVLSPTKPEFSTLSFLSLCRGDHIKLKQQWRNLDAVSWTNTEDSQIEQFWIEVAKHTDEVGDKDFVELGLFALALLTLPFSTAAVECTISQMNLIKTKLKNRLQDTLLENILRIRAYMHRNKICCNQFQPSKEMISLFNNEFYAIANSKDATDDSEEDIF, from the coding sequence ATGGCACCTAAACCACTTGGGaagtgggaaaagtatggaaaaAGATACTGTCGAGATTGGGAAAGGGAAACTGGATTAAAAGAATGGATTCGAAGTGTACCAGGAGATGACACAAAGGCAGCATGCAAATACTGCGCATGTGAAATCAGAGCCCATCATAGTGATTTGGTTGCACACAGTAAAACAAAAAAGCACAAGAGACATGTTGCTTTATTTTCACATTCTTCTGATATGAAAAAACATTCATTTGAATTTGAAGTTGAAAACCAAAATTCATTTGATGATGATATCACGCAAGCCAAATTGGATCAATCTGTTAATGTGTGCGCACTGAAGCTAGCGGCACACATAGCTTGCCATATGAGCATTTTCACAGTGGATCACCTAGGCTGCATTGTTGGAGGGATAGCAGAGAAGGACATTAGTCTGCATAAAACAAAATGTTCCACACTGATTAGAAATGTCATTGGTCCTACTGTACACAAAGAACTTCTCAGAGACATTGGCAATGGACACTACTCGTTGATCATTGATGAAAGTACAGATGTATCAGCACAAAAGCAACTTTGCTTGATAGTAAGATACTTCAGCAACAAGCTTAAATGTATTGTATCATCCTTTGCAGGGATCATTAACTTGACTAGAAGTGGTAGTATCACAGAAGCACTCTTGACATTTCTAAATGACAACAAGCTGAACATAAAAAGGTGTGTTGGGATTGCTGCTGATGGTTTCAATACAAGCTTATGTGGAAATAAGAATTCATTGCTCAAAAAGTTTTATGAACTCAATCCTTGTGGAGTTTTCATCAAATATGTAAGTTACTCTCTCTATTTGTGTTCTTCAAAAGCCATTGATGTGCTTCCATTGAACATAGAGTACATGGTTTCACGGACGTACTTGTGGTTTTCCCATAGCACTTTCCACCAGAAGAGGTACcatgaactgtatgctgccatcAGTGTTGGAGAGAATTTCCTGAAAATACTGCAGCTTACTGAGACAAGATGGCTGTCCATTAGCCCTTGTATTAACAGAGTACTTGATCAGTATGAAGCTCTGATGTTGCACTTTCAGTCTATAAGAGACAATGAAAGGGACTACAGTGCTGAGCTTCTCTATCAAATGTATTCTGACCCAGTAAATAGACTCTATCTTGTTTTTCTGCAGCCTCTTATTGAGGAAGCTAACAGGATCAACAAGTTATTTCAGTTTGAAACAGTTAATCCAGTTAACCTTATTGCTGAATTAATGCTGTTCTATCAAAATTTGGTACAAAGAGTCATGAAACCTTGTGTCTTTACAACATGGACATCCATTGTAAATTATGATATTCACTGTAACAGGAACTACATGCCTCTTTCAGAGGTTAACTTTGGATCAGCGTTCCTATCAGAATTAATAAATGCAAATCTTTCCTCACATACAGTAGATACCATCCAAAGCAGATGTCGAGATTGTATCCTTGAGTTTGCTAAGCAAATAAAGCTCCGACTGCCTCCAAATGTCCATCATCTAGAATCTCTCAGCGCTCTCAGCCCTTCAGTTGTTCTCAGTCCTACAAAACCTGAATTCTCAACCCTGTCTTTTTTGTCCTTGTGTAGAGGGGATCATATCAAGTTGAAACAGCAATGGAGAAATCTGGATGCAGTCTCATGGACGAACACAGAAGATAGCCAAATAGAACAGTTCTGGATAGAAGTTGCAAAACACACAGATGAAGTTGGTGATAAGGATTTTGTTGAGCTAGGATTATTTGCCCTTGCCCTTCTCACCTTACCCTTCAGCACTGCAGCCGTGGAGTGTACAATCTCACAAATGAACTTGATAAAAACCAAGTTAAAGAACAGACTGCAGGACACCCTACTTGAAAATATCttaaggatcagggcctatatgcACCGAAATAAGATTTGCTGCAACCAGTTTCAGCCATCCAAAGAGATGATATCTTTGTTTAATAATGAGTTTTATGCAATTGCTAATAGCAAGGATGCTACAGATGACTCTGAGGAGGATATATTTTGA
- the LOC144272155 gene encoding uncharacterized protein LOC144272155 isoform X3: MAPKPLGKWEKYGKRYCRDWERETGLKEWIRSVPGDDTKAACKYCACEIRAHHSDLVAHSKTKKHKRHVALFSHSSDMKKHSFEFEVENQNSFDDDITQAKLDQSVNVCALKLAAHIACHMSIFTVDHLGCIVGGIAEKDISLHKTKCSTLIRNVIGPTVHKELLRDIGNGHYSLIIDESTDVSAQKQLCLIVRYFSNKLKCIVSSFAGIINLTRSGSITEALLTFLNDNKLNIKRGDHIKLKQQWRNLDAVSWTNTEDSQIEQFWIEVAKHTDEVGDKDFVELGLFALALLTLPFSTAAVECTISQMNLIKTKLKNRLQDTLLENILRIRAYMHRNKICCNQFQPSKEMISLFNNEFYAIANSKDATDDSEEDIF; this comes from the exons ATGGCACCTAAACCACTTGGGaagtgggaaaagtatggaaaaAGATACTGTCGAGATTGGGAAAGGGAAACTGGATTAAAAGAATGGATTCGAAGTGTACCAGGAGATGACACAAAGGCAGCATGCAAATACTGCGCATGTGAAATCAGAGCCCATCATAGTGATTTGGTTGCACACAGTAAAACAAAAAAGCACAAGAGACATGTTGCTTTATTTTCACATTCTTCTGATATGAAAAAACATTCATTTGAATTTGAAGTTGAAAACCAAAATTCATTTGATGATGATATCACGCAAGCCAAATTGGATCAATCTGTTAATGTGTGCGCACTGAAGCTAGCGGCACACATAGCTTGCCATATGAGCATTTTCACAGTGGATCACCTAGGCTGCATTGTTGGAGGGATAGCAGAGAAGGACATTAGTCTGCATAAAACAAAATGTTCCACACTGATTAGAAATGTCATTGGTCCTACTGTACACAAAGAACTTCTCAGAGACATTGGCAATGGACACTACTCGTTGATCATTGATGAAAGTACAGATGTATCAGCACAAAAGCAACTTTGCTTGATAGTAAGATACTTCAGCAACAAGCTTAAATGTATTGTATCATCCTTTGCAGGGATCATTAACTTGACTAGAAGTGGTAGTATCACAGAAGCACTCTTGACATTTCTAAATGACAACAAGCTGAACATAAAAAG AGGGGATCATATCAAGTTGAAACAGCAATGGAGAAATCTGGATGCAGTCTCATGGACGAACACAGAAGATAGCCAAATAGAACAGTTCTGGATAGAAGTTGCAAAACACACAGATGAAGTTGGTGATAAGGATTTTGTTGAGCTAGGATTATTTGCCCTTGCCCTTCTCACCTTACCCTTCAGCACTGCAGCCGTGGAGTGTACAATCTCACAAATGAACTTGATAAAAACCAAGTTAAAGAACAGACTGCAGGACACCCTACTTGAAAATATCttaaggatcagggcctatatgcACCGAAATAAGATTTGCTGCAACCAGTTTCAGCCATCCAAAGAGATGATATCTTTGTTTAATAATGAGTTTTATGCAATTGCTAATAGCAAGGATGCTACAGATGACTCTGAGGAGGATATATTTTGA
- the LOC144272155 gene encoding uncharacterized protein LOC144272155 isoform X2 encodes MVSIQAYVEIRIHCSKSFMNSILVEFSSNITFHQKRYHELYAAISVGENFLKILQLTETRWLSISPCINRVLDQYEALMLHFQSIRDNERDYSAELLYQMYSDPVNRLYLVFLQPLIEEANRINKLFQFETVNPVNLIAELMLFYQNLVQRVMKPCVFTTWTSIVNYDIHCNRNYMPLSEVNFGSAFLSELINANLSSHTVDTIQSRCRDCILEFAKQIKLRLPPNVHHLESLSALSPSVVLSPTKPEFSTLSFLSLCRGDHIKLKQQWRNLDAVSWTNTEDSQIEQFWIEVAKHTDEVGDKDFVELGLFALALLTLPFSTAAVECTISQMNLIKTKLKNRLQDTLLENILRIRAYMHRNKICCNQFQPSKEMISLFNNEFYAIANSKDATDDSEEDIF; translated from the exons ATGGTTTCAATACAAGCTTATGTGGAAATAAGAATTCATTGCTCAAAAAGTTTTATGAACTCAATCCTTGTGGAGTTTTCATCAAATAT CACTTTCCACCAGAAGAGGTACcatgaactgtatgctgccatcAGTGTTGGAGAGAATTTCCTGAAAATACTGCAGCTTACTGAGACAAGATGGCTGTCCATTAGCCCTTGTATTAACAGAGTACTTGATCAGTATGAAGCTCTGATGTTGCACTTTCAGTCTATAAGAGACAATGAAAGGGACTACAGTGCTGAGCTTCTCTATCAAATGTATTCTGACCCAGTAAATAGACTCTATCTTGTTTTTCTGCAGCCTCTTATTGAGGAAGCTAACAGGATCAACAAGTTATTTCAGTTTGAAACAGTTAATCCAGTTAACCTTATTGCTGAATTAATGCTGTTCTATCAAAATTTGGTACAAAGAGTCATGAAACCTTGTGTCTTTACAACATGGACATCCATTGTAAATTATGATATTCACTGTAACAGGAACTACATGCCTCTTTCAGAGGTTAACTTTGGATCAGCGTTCCTATCAGAATTAATAAATGCAAATCTTTCCTCACATACAGTAGATACCATCCAAAGCAGATGTCGAGATTGTATCCTTGAGTTTGCTAAGCAAATAAAGCTCCGACTGCCTCCAAATGTCCATCATCTAGAATCTCTCAGCGCTCTCAGCCCTTCAGTTGTTCTCAGTCCTACAAAACCTGAATTCTCAACCCTGTCTTTTTTGTCCTTGTGTAGAGGGGATCATATCAAGTTGAAACAGCAATGGAGAAATCTGGATGCAGTCTCATGGACGAACACAGAAGATAGCCAAATAGAACAGTTCTGGATAGAAGTTGCAAAACACACAGATGAAGTTGGTGATAAGGATTTTGTTGAGCTAGGATTATTTGCCCTTGCCCTTCTCACCTTACCCTTCAGCACTGCAGCCGTGGAGTGTACAATCTCACAAATGAACTTGATAAAAACCAAGTTAAAGAACAGACTGCAGGACACCCTACTTGAAAATATCttaaggatcagggcctatatgcACCGAAATAAGATTTGCTGCAACCAGTTTCAGCCATCCAAAGAGATGATATCTTTGTTTAATAATGAGTTTTATGCAATTGCTAATAGCAAGGATGCTACAGATGACTCTGAGGAGGATATATTTTGA